From the genome of Candidatus Krumholzibacteriia bacterium, one region includes:
- a CDS encoding ABC transporter permease has translation MLAYAVRRLLSFVPLLLGVATITFVLLHVLPGDPVLSMVGERYDAETIARLRAEMRLDDPLYVRYGHYLGNLVRLDLGNSYVTGTPVWDSIRERFPATLRLAVAAMSLSVLFGVTIGVLAAWRRGSALDYLLVGGAVVGVSMPVFWLGVLLIYVFSMRLGILPASGFGNGGLAYLVLPAVTLAMASTAYVARITRSSVLDEINETYVKAARAKGAGEARIMVRHALRNALLPIITVVGVDFGSYLSGAVLTESIFAWPGLGRFTLDAIMKRDLPAIQGSVLFMAILFMIVNLAVDLLYARVDPRVKLGRPAS, from the coding sequence ATGCTGGCGTACGCAGTCAGGCGTCTCCTGTCGTTCGTCCCGCTGCTCCTTGGCGTGGCGACCATCACCTTTGTGCTCCTGCACGTGCTGCCGGGGGATCCGGTGCTGAGCATGGTTGGAGAGCGCTACGACGCGGAGACCATCGCGCGCCTGCGCGCCGAGATGCGTCTGGATGATCCCCTCTACGTGCGCTACGGGCATTACCTGGGCAACCTGGTGCGCCTCGACCTGGGGAACTCCTACGTCACCGGAACGCCGGTGTGGGACTCCATCCGCGAGCGCTTTCCGGCCACGCTTCGCCTGGCCGTGGCGGCGATGTCCCTGTCCGTGCTGTTTGGCGTGACCATCGGTGTCCTGGCGGCGTGGAGGCGCGGTTCCGCGCTCGACTACCTGCTGGTGGGGGGCGCGGTGGTGGGCGTGTCCATGCCCGTGTTCTGGCTGGGCGTGCTGCTCATCTACGTGTTCTCCATGCGTCTGGGCATCCTGCCCGCATCCGGCTTCGGCAACGGGGGGCTCGCATACCTCGTCCTGCCCGCGGTGACGCTGGCGATGGCCTCGACCGCCTACGTCGCGCGCATCACCCGCTCCAGCGTCCTCGACGAGATCAACGAGACCTATGTGAAGGCGGCGCGCGCAAAAGGGGCCGGGGAGGCGCGTATCATGGTGCGCCATGCGCTGCGCAACGCATTGCTGCCCATCATTACCGTGGTGGGTGTGGACTTCGGCAGCTATCTCAGCGGCGCCGTGCTCACCGAATCCATCTTCGCGTGGCCCGGTCTGGGGCGGTTTACGCTGGATGCCATCATGAAGCGCGACCTTCCTGCCATCCAGGGTTCGGTGCTGTTCATGGCCATCCTGTTCATGATCGTGAACCTCGCCGTCGACCTGCTCTACGCGCGTGTCGACCCGCGCGTGAAGCTGGGGAGGCCGGCGTCGTGA
- a CDS encoding ABC transporter permease: protein MAVAPVPVRETLPARPARRGVLRRLVGNRGGVVGAALVLLVVLGGVFAPWLTPYQPNQISMQDALQQPSVSHPFGTDAFGRDVLCRVMFGARFSLQVGVVSRLLALVLGTVLGLLAGYFGGRVDQAVMRLADVTLAYPGLLLLIAVMAAVGPSKTALFVALGIVGWAGVARLVRAQVLSLKEREFVLAVRSLGASDAAVIVRHLLPNVLTPILVIFSMGLGASIMAESSLSFLGLGAQPPQPSWGSMISGGLDYLRVAPWLSLAPGTVVTMTVLGFNLLGDALRDLYDPRLGGSKRGG from the coding sequence ATGGCCGTGGCACCCGTTCCGGTCAGGGAAACCCTGCCTGCCCGCCCGGCGCGGCGCGGCGTCCTGCGCCGGTTGGTGGGCAACCGGGGCGGTGTGGTGGGGGCGGCGCTCGTGCTGCTGGTGGTGCTGGGCGGCGTGTTTGCGCCCTGGTTGACGCCGTACCAGCCCAACCAGATCTCCATGCAGGACGCGCTGCAGCAGCCGAGCGTGTCGCACCCCTTTGGCACCGACGCGTTCGGGCGCGACGTGCTGTGCCGGGTGATGTTCGGCGCGCGCTTCTCGCTCCAGGTGGGCGTTGTGTCCCGGCTGCTGGCACTCGTCCTGGGAACCGTGCTGGGGCTGCTGGCCGGTTACTTCGGGGGGCGCGTGGACCAGGCGGTGATGCGGCTGGCGGACGTCACCCTTGCCTATCCCGGACTGCTGCTGTTGATTGCCGTCATGGCTGCGGTGGGGCCGAGCAAGACGGCGCTGTTCGTCGCGCTGGGGATCGTCGGGTGGGCCGGGGTGGCACGGCTCGTGCGTGCGCAGGTGCTGTCGCTCAAGGAGCGCGAGTTCGTTCTCGCGGTACGTTCGCTCGGTGCGAGCGATGCGGCGGTGATCGTGCGCCACCTGCTGCCCAACGTGCTGACGCCGATCCTGGTGATTTTCTCCATGGGACTGGGAGCTTCGATCATGGCCGAATCATCGCTGAGTTTCCTCGGGCTCGGAGCGCAGCCCCCGCAACCCAGCTGGGGTTCGATGATCAGCGGTGGCCTGGACTACCTGCGCGTGGCGCCCTGGCTGTCGCTGGCACCGGGAACGGTGGTCACGATGACGGTGCTCGGTTTCAATCTGCTGGGCGACGCCCTGCGCGACCTCTACGATCCGCGCCTGGGCGGATCGAAGCGGGGCGGGTGA